One Trichoderma atroviride chromosome 7, complete sequence DNA segment encodes these proteins:
- a CDS encoding uncharacterized protein (EggNog:ENOG41): MKTHREEKTARATTAAIQVEKLASDASESSTPDLRPDVRVETDAAIYEDGKVLLKGNPLKTTTDILCPRCHLPRLLYPTDGKGARKPDPTVVYCKKHPFIEKPGCDIYGQSWVGPGPGRGKKKKDSDKKDDGGSEQRPPNVLSFPSATCSKCKRCILVTRLNNHMGSCIGNSGRNASRAAAQRMNGSGSQNEPTPPPSQKATPTPASRGQSPRKRDVSDDDDDSETSHKKKKIKHALTKKVIIKTKSSLKKDKIKSSSLSQEQKADYSVPSPKVLNKVKSKTDSPVKKLKVGKPVMSSPMKNGRDIDAESESSETLSSPPAGHR; encoded by the coding sequence atgaagacgcatcgagaggagaagacggccaGGGCGACCACTGCCGCCATCCAAGTGGAGAAGTTGGCCTCAGATGCCTCGGAGAGCTCGACGCCCGACTTAAGACCCGACGTGCGAGTCGAGACGGACGCCGCCATCTACGAGGATGGCAAGGTGCTCCTCAAGGGCAACCCtctgaagacgacgacggatATTCTATGTCCCCGATGCCATCTGCCGCGATTACTGTATCCAACCGACGGCAAAGGCGCCCGAAAGCCCGATCCCACCGTCGTCTACTGCAAAAAGCACCCATTCATCGAGAAGCCCGGATGCGACATCTACGGCCAGAGCTGGGTGGGACCAGGCCCTGGTAggggcaagaagaagaaagattcGGACAAGAAGGATGACGGAGGCTCCGAGCAGCGCCCTCCAAATGTCCTCTCCTTCCCTTCTGCCACGTGCAGCAAGTGCAAGCGATGCATCCTGGTTACACGGCTGAATAATCACATGGGATCTTGCATTGGCAATAGTGGTCGCAACGCCAGTCGGGCCGCTGCTCAACGGATGAATGGCAGTGGTTCTCAGAATGAGCCCACTCCTCCACCCTCGCAAAAGGCTACGCCCACGCCGGCGTCCCGTGGCCAGAGTCCAAGGAAGCGCGACGtgagcgacgacgacgacgactcgGAAACTAGCcataagaagaagaagataaagCATGCCTTGACGAAGAAAGTCATAATCAAGACAAAATCCTCattgaagaaggacaagatcAAGAGCAGTTCGTTAAGCCAGGAGCAAAAGGCAGATTACAGTGTGCCTTCGCCAAAAGTGCTGAACAAGGTCAAGTCCAAGACAGACAGCCCagtcaagaagctgaaagtGGGCAAGCCGGTCATGAGCTCTCCCATGAAGAATGGTCGAGATATCGATGCCGAGTCCGAGTCTTCAGAAACGCTCTCTTCGCCACCTGCGGGTCACCGTTAA
- a CDS encoding uncharacterized protein (MEROPS:MER0052372~TransMembrane:9 (o39-62i83-111o131-156i240-257o263-280i292-311o331-349i433-455o461-479i)) has protein sequence MASTNVTLMEGLDGLNVTLNNTAGAAPASIMDTLQDMDFLLLELKLVTGAMGIIFLGAHASLRRPPSAATSKDKKRRKQDDEAFTQGLELSDAILFPVMAAFVLVGLYYLIQWLQDPALINKILRSYMTTASMASLLTFYAHGIQVASSFVFPRFWRGRDGKLRRADQTKNAVAMCDDAGNEIESSGVSGTNPLPGALAFLAPAAWLQKEAWELRDLLTRHWLLEVFAHGMGKETIHIKFAHMMALLMSVVTAIVYFATSWSFLSNMLGYGMCYGSFLLLSPTDFLTGSLVLWGLFFYDIFMVFYTPYMVTVATTLDVPIKLTFEAASRKSILGLGDIVIPGMVIGWALRLDLWIHYYRKIKYESTDLKIMEKDATSGEIVTRSETKHKEVKAPYMDAKGNWGERIWTRQSLGLFGPESLPPDVAASKFSKTYFYASMIGYFLGMMVTLAMLLIFKRGQPALLYLVPGVLGSLLFTSLVRGEFKELWMYTEDGSLDTVDVVVDLDGNGKAVKTLGKLEDGVVDMTKDKKKDEEKEKEKKEEEEKKKKKKEEEEKKSAEAGKTGRKGHQVFSISLEAPSEGA, from the exons ATGGCCTCTACAAACGTCACCCTCATGGAGGGCTTGGATGGCCTTAATGTTACCCTCAATAACACAGCTGGTGCCGCTCCCGCCTCAATAATGGACACCTTACAGGACATGgatttcctccttcttgagcTCAAGCTCGTCACCGGTGCCATGGGAATCATCTTCCTCGGAGCCCATGCATCTCTACGCCGCCCACCGTCTGCGGCTACCtcaaaggacaagaagcgccggaagcaggatgatgaagcGTTTACCCAAGGATTGGAGCTTTCTGACGCGATCCTGTTCCCAGTCATGGCTGCTTTTGTCCTTGTTGGGCTTTACTATCTTATTCAGTGGCTCCAAGATCCTGCTCTCATCAACAAAATTTTACGATCCTACATGACGACTGCGTCTATGGCGAGTTTGTTGACCTTTTATGCTCATGGGATTCAAGTGGCGTCGTCTTTCGTCTTTCCTCGTTTTTGGCGCGGCAGAGACGGCAAACTTCGCAGAGCCGATCAAACCAAGAACGCAGTTGCAATGTGTGATGATGCGGGCAACGAAATCGAGAGCTCTGGTGTGAGTGGGACGAACCCGCTTCCCGGAGCGCTGGCTTTTCTTGCGCCAGCTGCGTGGTTGCAAAAGGAGGCCTGGGAGCTGAGAGATCTCCTGACGAGACATTGGCTGCTGGAAGTGTTTGCTCATGGGATGGGCAAAGAGACAATCCACATCAAGTTTGCGCATATGATGGCACTCCTGATGTCGGTGGTGACGGCAATCGTCTACTTTGCAACTTCGTGGTCGTTTCTGTCCAACATGTTGGGATATGGCATGTGCTACGGATcgtttttgcttctctcgcCGACTGATTTCCTTACCGGCTCGCTGGTTTTGTGGGGACTCTTCTTCTACGATATCTTTATGGTGTTCTACAC TCCCTACATGGTGACCGTAGCAACGACCTTGGATGTCCCTATCAAACTCACTTTCGAAGCGGCATCCAGGAAGAGTATCCTCGGACTGGGAGATATCGTGATTCCTGGAATGGTTATTGGCTGGGCACTGCGACTTGATCTCTGGATTCACTACTACAGAAAAATCAAGTACGAATCCACAGACTTGAAAATCATGGAAAAGGATGCTACTTCGGGCGAGATCGTCACACGAAGTGAGACTAAGCACAAAGAAGTCAAAGCCCCATATATGGATGCCAAGGGAAACTGGGGAGAGCGCATCTGGACTCGCCAGTCTTTGGGCCTATTCGGTCCAGAAAGCTTGCCCCCTGATGTAGCAGCATCAAAGTTTTCCAAGACATACTTCTATGCCTCCATGATAGGATACTTTTTAGGCATGATGGTCACGCTCGCAATGTTGCTCATCTTCAAGCGCGGACAACCAGCGCTGCTATATCTCGTACCAGGCGTTCTTGGATCGCTACTCTTTACCAGCTTGGTGCGTGGAGAATTCAAGGAGTTGTGGATGTACACGGAGGATGGAAGCCTCGATACAGTCGACGTGGTGGTTGACCTggacggcaatggcaaggcGGTGAAGACTCTTGGTAAGCTGGAGGACGGCGTGGTAGATATGACcaaggataagaagaaggatgaggaaaaggagaaggagaagaaagaggaagaagagaagaagaagaagaagaaggaagaagaggagaagaagagtgccGAAGCTGGAAAGACGGGCAGAAAGGGTCATCAGGTCTTTTCTATATCGCTGGAGGCGCCGTCAGAGGGAGCGTAA
- a CDS encoding uncharacterized protein (EggNog:ENOG41): protein MDWRGGIRMVLSMAVQAACEYGLREVILWDPSAQIVEQAQRLAAEIGHGVTATCENRSEMIPCFRWHGGESKEVTWTESGYFGSA, encoded by the coding sequence ATGGACTGGAGGGGGGGGATCAGGATGGTGCTTTCCATGGCTGTACAAGCGGCCTGTGAATATGGCCTCCGAGAGGTCATCCTGTGGGACCCATCGGCTCAAATCGTGGAGCAAGCCCAAAGACTTGCCGCTGAAATTGGCCATGGCGTGACGGCAACATGTGAAAATCGATCCGAGATGATACCATGCTTCCGATGGCACGGAGGAGAGTCGAAAGAGGTGACATGGACGGAAAGCGGATACTTTGGCTCTGCCTGA
- a CDS encoding uncharacterized protein (EggNog:ENOG41): protein MRRATHLQLPSGPRSNSLRPLLDRSQRPSNHLPANSRPTPDIFNSRLGLCTIANSHPKPQPQPPPRSAPCLPCQPLTATAPPAATFPPVVSKGYKPKGAYEEIGGYKTYVTGPADATKAIVVVYDIFGYFDQTVQGADILAFSDDHQKYKVFMPDWFKGKPCPIEYYPPDTPEKQKALGEFFATFPPPKIAGYVPDYVDAVKAHSSSVSKLAMLGYCWGGKVVALTLKAPTNPFSAGAAAHPAMVDPADAEGLTVPFALLASKEEDAADVKKFEEALKVPHHVETFPDQIHGWMAARSDLEDEHVKAEYERGYQTLLDFFGKQV, encoded by the exons ATGAGACGTGCCAcgcatctccagcttccatCTGGTCcccgcagcaacagcctccGCCCCCTCCTCGACCGCTCGCAACGCCCCTCCAATCACCTCCCGGCCAACTCCCGGCCAACTCccgacatcttcaactccCGTCTCGGCCTCTGCACCATCGCCAACTCACATCCGaagccacagccgcagccgccgcccaGATCCGCGCCATGTCTGCCATGCCAGCCTCTCACGGCCACAGCGCCGCCTGCTGCAACATTCCCCCCGGTTGTGTCCAAGGGGTACAAGCCCAAGGGCGCGTACGAGGAGATTGGCGGCTACAAGACAT ATGTCACCGGCCCCGCCGACGCTaccaaggccattgtcgtcgtctATGACATCTTCGGCTACTTTGACCAAACCGTCCAGGGAGCCGACATCCTTGCCTTCAGCGACGACCACCAGAAGTACAAGGTGTTCATGCCCGACTGGTTCAAGGGCAAGCCCTGCCCTATTGAGTA CTACCCTCCCGATACTccggagaagcaaaaggccctGGGCGAGTTCTTTGCCACTTTCCCTCCTCCCAAGATTGCCGGCTATGTTCCCGACTACGTGGATGCCGTCAAGGCTCACAGCTCATCCGTCTCCAAGCTAGCCATGCTGGGT TACTGCTGGGGCGGCAAAGTTGTTGCCCTCACCCTCAAGGCTCCCACCAACCCCTTCTCGGCCGGTGCCGCAGCCCATCCCGCCATGGTCGACCCAGCCGACGCCGAGGGCCTCACCGTTCcctttgcgctgctggcatccaaggaagaggacgcGGCGGATGTCAAGAAGTTTGAGGAGGCGCTCAAGGTTCCCCACCATGTTGAGACTTTTCCGGACCAGATCCACGGCTGGATGGCTGCGCGATCTGACCTGGAGGATGAGCACGTCAAGGCGGAGTATGAGAGGGGATATCAGACGCTTTTGGACTTTTTCGGCAAGCAAGTGTAA